ACGCGCGCCGCGCGCGCCGCGGCGACGCCATTGGCCGAATCCTCGATCGCCAAACAATCTCCCGCATCCAATCGCATTTTCTCCAACACCCAAAGATAAACATCCGGTAACGGCTTCAAGCGCGGCACGACTCCGCCGTCGCCGATAACCTCGAACCAATTTATCGCCTCTTCACCCAGGTTGGCGGCGACCAGGGCGCGCACGTTGACCGGGGTCGTCGTCGTCGCGATGGCCAGACGCACCCCGGCGTCGCGCGACTCGCGCAGCAACGCCTCGACGCCCGGGCGTAAGGGCACCGCACCGCCCTTCAGAGCCTCGACGAAGAACGCCGTCTTGCGGGCGTGCAGTTCGGCAATCCTTTGCGCGCCGCCCGGATCGTCCGCCGGCGGGAGGAACAATTGCTCCATATACGCACGAATGCGTTGCTTGCCCCCGGTCACGGCCAGAAGCTCCTTGTACAGGGCTTGATCCCAGCTCCAGTCAAGCCCCGCCTCGGCGAAGGCCGCGTTGAAGGCATGGCGGTGCGCATCCTCGGTATCGGCCAAGGTGCCGTCCACGTCAAAAATCAAAGCCTGCATCTTCATCGTTTCCAGTTCCTCCTTACGGACTATCTATCATTATTTTGCATCACGCGATCATCAATGCCTTGTCCAGATACCCTTTTAAGTGGAAAATGAGCTATCCGAAATAGCTTTCGAGGCGTTTCCCGCCATGCAAAAGGACCGACATCTTATTCAAGAACTCAAAGACGAGCTGGACTGGGCGTCCGGCGAGACCGAATACGTCGAGCGCCAACTTCAGGAAATTGAAGAAGGTTTCATGGCGCGCATGAGCGAACTCGGCGAAGATCCTTCAAGTGCGTCGCACATCGACCTTGAGAAGCTCAACCGAGAAAAACGCGACAAACAAGCCGCCCACCGGCTCAACGAACTGTATGCGCTGCAGCATCGCGCCGCCCGGCGTTACGCCTTGCTCAGCCGAGCCTACGAAATCGGCGCAACCTATGAAACCGCCGAGGAAATCGCCAGCGCTTTATCTCAAGTGCTCCATCGCAGCGCCGACACCGAAAAACTCGATGCCCCCCTGCGCCACTCCGTCCAGGATCTGGCCGACGCGCTGTTTCAATATTTCCACCGCCATTTCGACGACG
This genomic window from Varunaivibrio sulfuroxidans contains:
- a CDS encoding HAD-IA family hydrolase, which codes for MKMQALIFDVDGTLADTEDAHRHAFNAAFAEAGLDWSWDQALYKELLAVTGGKQRIRAYMEQLFLPPADDPGGAQRIAELHARKTAFFVEALKGGAVPLRPGVEALLRESRDAGVRLAIATTTTPVNVRALVAANLGEEAINWFEVIGDGGVVPRLKPLPDVYLWVLEKMRLDAGDCLAIEDSANGVAAARAARVPVVVTRNMYTQDHDFSGAIGVLDDLQGVGLNALGALYAAACGVQKKPGDE